Within Caproicibacterium argilliputei, the genomic segment GCACAGCAAGCTCGTTGTGCTTCATGCCGGAGCCGGAGAAGATGGGCAGCTTTTGTCCGCGAATCAGCGTCATCAGCACATCAATGGTGGAAATGCCGGTGTTGATGAAGTTTTGCGGGTATACACGGGAAACCGGGTTGATTGGTGTGCCGTTGATGTCTGCACGCTTTTCCGGGAAAATATCGCCCAGTCCGTCAATCGGTCTGCCGGCACCGTTGAAAATGCGGCCGAGAATTTCAGGGGAGAGCGGAAGCTCCATCGGGCGGCCCATCAGGCGGGTTTCTGTGTTGTCCAGAGAAATGCCGCGGGTACCCTCAAAGACCTGAATGATAACCCGGTTGCCTTCCATCTGCACAATACGGCCCTGGCGGGTTGTTCCGTTGTCCAAACGAATGGTGACCATTTCTTCGGAAGTGGCATTCGGCACATTATCCAGCACGATCAGGGAACCGTTGATTTCTTTTACTCCTACGTAATCCAGAATCATATGCGCACCTCCTTATGCGGTCACGATGCCGGCCATGGCCTCGTCGATTTCTTTGATATAATCATCGAAGCGGTCAAGGCGGTTATTCGGAATGTCGTACTTGATCTTCACAAGTTTGTCAAACAGGCCGGTTGCAAGGATGCTGGAAATCGGCACACTTGCGCTGACCAGCTGGCGCGCTTTTTCGTACAGGTGCAGGATGACTTTCATCATCAGTTCCTGCTTCTTCAGCGGGACGAAGGTATCTTCCTTATGGAAAGCATTCTGCTGCAGGAAGCCAACACGCACCACGCGCGCGATTTCAATGACCAGTTTCTGGTCATCCGGCAGAACGTCGGCGCCAATCAGTTTGACAATTTCCATTAAAGAGTTTTCTTCCTGCAGGATCCGGTTGATACCCTGACGGTATTTTACGAATTCCGGACCGAGGTTCTCATTGTACCATGTGCCTAAATCCGGCTGATACTCGCTGTAGCTGTCCATCCAGTTAATGGCCGGATAATGGCGCGCATAGGCAAGTGCCTTGTCCAGTGCCCAGAAGCAGCGAGTAAAACGCTTGGTGTTCTGCGTAACCGGCTCGGAAAAGTCGCTGCCGGCAGGGGAAACAGCGCCAATCAGGGTGATGGAGCCTTTTTTGTCGTTCAAGGTTTCGACCATGCCTGCACGTTCGTAGAACTCAGCCAGACGGCTGGGCAGGTAAGCCGGGAAGCCTTCTTCAGCGGGCATTTCTTCCAGACGGCCGCTGATTTCACGCAGGGCTTCTGCCCAGCGGGAAGTGGAGTCAGCCATCATTGCCACGTGGTAACCCATGTCGCGATAATACTCTGCCAGAGTAACGCCAGTGTAAATGGATGCCTCACGGGCAGCCACAGGCATATTACTGGTGTTCGCAATCAACACGGTACGGTCTGTCATCGGGCGGCCGCTCTTCGGGTCAATCAGTTCGCCGAATTCTTCCAGAACCTGGCTCATTTCGTTGCCGCGTTCGCCGCAGCCGACGTAAATGATGATGTCAGCGTCGCACCACTTTGCAAGCTGATGCTGTGTCATGGTTTTGCCGGTACCGAAGCCACCCGGAATTGCAGCCGCACCGCCTTTGGCGATGGGGAACATGGTGTCAATGACACGCTGTCCGGTAATCAGCGGAATGTTGCAGGGCAGGTGTTCCTTCACCGGGCGGGGCGTACGAATTGGCCAGCGCTGGCAGAGCGTCAGCTTGTGCACATCGCCGTTTTTGTCCGTCAGTTCCACAATGGTATCGTTTACTTTGTAGCTGCCGTTGGACATCACTTTCGTGACAGTGCCGGATAGAACCGGCGGCACCAGGCAGCGGTGTTCAATAATCTGGGTTTCCGGACACGTGGCGTAAATATCACCGCCGCGCAGTTTGTCGCCTTCCTTAACGGTAACGGTGACATCCCACAGACGGTCTGTATCCAGAGAAGGCGCTGCAAAACCGCGCGCGATAAACGCGCCGGACTGCTCTGCAACCTTTTTTAACGGACGTTCGATGCCGTCGAAGATGTTGTCCAGAATTCCGGGTCCCAGTGTTACATTCATGGAAGCACCGGTGCCTGTAACCGGTTCGCCGGGCTGCAGGCCTGTGGTTTCCTCGTAGCACTGGATAGTTGTCATTTTGTCGTTAACACCAATGATTTCACCGACCAGGCGTTCCTTGCCCACATAAACCATTTCGCCCATGGCAAACGTGTGGGTGTTTTTTACGGTGATGACCGGGCCGTTGATGCCAAAGATTACGTCATTATTCATCTGCTCACCCCTCATCAAACTACGGCCAGGCCGGAATGTGTTTCAAACCAGTCACGCTGATCCTCCAGCAGAGCATCCAGTGTCTGGTCGGCGGTCAGACCCAGGCTTTTGCTGATGATACGCAAACCGCCCAGGTGAATGGTCTTGTCTTCCGCAAATGTGCAGTTGCCGCCAAAGGCAGCTTTAACGGCTGCTTGGTGTGCTTCATCGCCGGGCTTCATGGCAAAGACGGTGTCCGGTGCGGTAAACAGAGGCGCAGCCTCTTTTACCGCTTTGGTCAGAAAAGCTTCGTATTTATCAGAAGCGACAAATTCATTCAGCTTTCCGGTTGCCTTTGCAAAGATTTCCGTGGTGATTTCCTGCCGACGTGTCAGCAGCGCACGGCGGGCGTCCTGCTCACGCAAAGCCATTTCCCGTGCGATTTTATTGCGCATACTGGCCATTTCCGCCTGAATCAGGCGGTAGGCTTCATTTAATACTTCTTTTTCTGCATTTTCCAGTTCGCGTGCTTTGTATTCTGCCACTTCGCGCTCAATTTGATTGCGCTGCTCTGTAGCATAATGGTTAATGGCGTCGTGGAATTTGCTGACTTTTTCGTTACTGCGGGTTCCTTTATCCTCAGTCATATCCATCTGCAGCCTCCCCGGTTAGATTTTTACACCGATCGCCTCACGGACATATTCGGTGATGGAGTCTTTTGTGCGTCCGTTGCCGTGCCGGTCGGGGATCTCGACGATCAGCGGGCGCTTCATTTTCAGCTTCAGATCATACACCATTTCCGGGCAAAGCGCCAGCGAGGTCGCTGTAATCAGAATGACTGCGACGTCTTCCATGGCCACCGCTTCCTTTAAGGCGTTTTTCACTTCTTCCGCTGTGTGAACGACCACACCGTCAATGCCAGCGAGCCGCATACCGACCTGTGTGTCTACGTTATCACTAATCAAATAAAAACGCATGATTCATCAGACCTTTGTGAAGATCAGGATAGAAACCAGCAGGCCATACAGGGCAATGCCTTCGCCGAGTGCCACGAAGATGATGGATTTACCGAAGTTCTTCGGGTCTTCGCTGGTTGCGCCGATAGCTGCTGCTGCGGACGGGCCGACTGCGATGCCGCCGCCGATGCCTGCCAGGCCGATTGCCAGAGCCATGCCGACCAGGCCAAGGCTGCTGGTGTCAGCGCCGGTTGCTGCGTGTACGCCGAGAGGAGCTGCCACACAGAGTGCGCCAACCAGCATGCAGGAGAAGATTTGTGCCAGCATGGCTGTTTTCGGCTTTTGACCATGGTTTACAGAGCGCACGGAGTACGCAACGGAAGCGACCAGAAATACCACGGGAACTGCGAGAAGAATAGCATTGAAAAGCATAATTGATTCCTCCAAATTGAAATAAATTAAAATTGTTTATGCAAAACCCTCAAAAACGGGTTTATGCTTTGGCAAGTCCTTTGATACGAATCGGCGTAAACGCGCGCCCGTCGCCGTCGTAGAAGCGGCTGAACATTTCATAGAAGTTCAGACGGAGCACATGAATGCTGACCAGCAGCGCTTCCAGAACCGCAACAAAGATGTTGCCGGCGGCCATAACAATGTACCAGCCGATGCCGGAAGCCGGGTCAACCATCTGCGCCAGGGTAACTACCATGGTCATCATGCCCGCGTGTACCAGCACAAACGCACCGACACGAAGGAAAGAGATGGTATTGCTCATCAGCGAAAGCAAAAACTCAAACCACTCAAAGAAAGACTGGGTAAAGAACAGCCCCCAGCTTTCCGGCT encodes:
- a CDS encoding V-type ATP synthase subunit A: MNNDVIFGINGPVITVKNTHTFAMGEMVYVGKERLVGEIIGVNDKMTTIQCYEETTGLQPGEPVTGTGASMNVTLGPGILDNIFDGIERPLKKVAEQSGAFIARGFAAPSLDTDRLWDVTVTVKEGDKLRGGDIYATCPETQIIEHRCLVPPVLSGTVTKVMSNGSYKVNDTIVELTDKNGDVHKLTLCQRWPIRTPRPVKEHLPCNIPLITGQRVIDTMFPIAKGGAAAIPGGFGTGKTMTQHQLAKWCDADIIIYVGCGERGNEMSQVLEEFGELIDPKSGRPMTDRTVLIANTSNMPVAAREASIYTGVTLAEYYRDMGYHVAMMADSTSRWAEALREISGRLEEMPAEEGFPAYLPSRLAEFYERAGMVETLNDKKGSITLIGAVSPAGSDFSEPVTQNTKRFTRCFWALDKALAYARHYPAINWMDSYSEYQPDLGTWYNENLGPEFVKYRQGINRILQEENSLMEIVKLIGADVLPDDQKLVIEIARVVRVGFLQQNAFHKEDTFVPLKKQELMMKVILHLYEKARQLVSASVPISSILATGLFDKLVKIKYDIPNNRLDRFDDYIKEIDEAMAGIVTA
- a CDS encoding V-type ATP synthase subunit F; amino-acid sequence: MRFYLISDNVDTQVGMRLAGIDGVVVHTAEEVKNALKEAVAMEDVAVILITATSLALCPEMVYDLKLKMKRPLIVEIPDRHGNGRTKDSITEYVREAIGVKI
- a CDS encoding V-type ATP synthase subunit E, which produces MDMTEDKGTRSNEKVSKFHDAINHYATEQRNQIEREVAEYKARELENAEKEVLNEAYRLIQAEMASMRNKIAREMALREQDARRALLTRRQEITTEIFAKATGKLNEFVASDKYEAFLTKAVKEAAPLFTAPDTVFAMKPGDEAHQAAVKAAFGGNCTFAEDKTIHLGGLRIISKSLGLTADQTLDALLEDQRDWFETHSGLAVV
- a CDS encoding ATP synthase subunit C, with amino-acid sequence MLFNAILLAVPVVFLVASVAYSVRSVNHGQKPKTAMLAQIFSCMLVGALCVAAPLGVHAATGADTSSLGLVGMALAIGLAGIGGGIAVGPSAAAAIGATSEDPKNFGKSIIFVALGEGIALYGLLVSILIFTKV